A genomic region of Eucalyptus grandis isolate ANBG69807.140 chromosome 5, ASM1654582v1, whole genome shotgun sequence contains the following coding sequences:
- the LOC104445334 gene encoding F-box/LRR-repeat protein At3g03360 isoform X1, producing the protein MLLMETEHQSTIPNALPFNSAGNSSEDSAVKRARLLSSNQDETQNAVDYISQLPDAIIVHIFSFLTTKDTVKTSVLSKQWRSTWTSSQYMSFSLPPGGSRKSKGFIAFVNSVQSRYTSDKLKRFLFDAPCLALMRSSLDRWLQFAVEHDVEELSVTLNYRRHKIYALPQILFCCKTLVSLHISRCCFGVCGTVNWCSLKILHIEHAKLNDDGLMRVLSGSPVLEFLELKSCVGIKHIMVESKIFRELVIDSHEFRGQASMLKISAPHLLKLRLLGNSRGGEFRLDEVSSLIEAELNFNMKICALDKVKAHADLLKGLLKRLHHVTKLVMGSWCIQVLSLMEARDIFLPSLECRHLILLGAAGHEGVPEAIAKILESTRLLEKLYLQTTCTPNPKIELNAESTGCHIFAGEEFWNFVKWRIYQCLMHLKHVEIVDCGANPLPWEPVISLLKFLLQNALWLDKIVINSPNSKSSQAFEPSPLLEVARILLSHPKCSPRAKVIFRYPFQGCPPV; encoded by the exons ATGTTGTTAATGGAGACAGAGCATCAGAGTACCATACCTAATGCTTTGCCATTTAACTCTGCTGGGAATAGCAGTGAGGACTCGG CAGTCAAACGTGCACGATTACTTTCTTCCAATCAAGATGAAACCCAAAACGCGGTGGATTACATCAGCCAATTGCCTGATGCCATAATCGTTcatatcttctccttcttgaccACAAAAGACACTGTCAAAACCAGTGTCTTGTCCAAGCAATGGCGTTCGACTTGGACCTCTAGTCAGTATATGAGTTTCTCTTTGCCCCCTGGTGGTAGTCGGAAATCCAAGGGCTTCATCGCTTTTGTCAACTCAGTGCAGTCACGCTACACCTCAGATAAGTTGAAAAGATTCCTCTTTGATGCTCCTTGTCTCGCCTTGATGCGGTCAAGTCTTGATAGGTGGCTCCAGTTTGCAGTTGAGCATGATGTCGAAGAGTTATCGGTAACCCTAAATTATCGGCGCCACAAAATTTATGCATTGCCTCAAATCTTATTTTGCTGCAAAACTCTGGTGAGTTTGCACATATCCCGATGCTGTTTTGGGGTGTGTGGCACTGTGAATTGGTGTTCATTGAAGATATTGCACATTGAACATGCGAAGTTGAACGATGATGGGCTGATGAGAGTTTTGAGTGGCAGCCCTGTTCTAGAGTTCCTTGAGTTAAAAAGTTGTGTGGGCATCAAGCACATCATGGTTGAATCAAAAATTTTTCGAGAGTTGGTGATTGATTCTCATGAGTTTCGTGGTCAAGCTTCAATGTTGAAAATTTCAGCTCCTCATCTTCTCAAATTGCGCCTATTGGGCAATTCTCGAGGGGGAGAGTTTAGACTAGATGAAGTATCTTCCTTGATTGAGGCTGAGTTAAATTTCAACATGAAAATTTGTGCACTCGATAAGGTTAAGGCTCATGCCGATCTTCTCAAGGGGCTTCTCAAGAGGCTGCATCATGTCACGAAATTAGTGATGGGGAGCTGGTGCATTCAG GTTCTGTCACTAATGGAGGCGAGAGACATCTTTCTTCCATCCTTAGAATGTCGGCATCTGATATTACTTGGCGCAGCAGGCCATGAGGGAGTTCCCGAGGCTATAGCAAAAATACTCGAAAGTACGCGTCTCTTGGAGAAGTTATACTTACAAACGACTTGCACCCCCAATCCTAAG ATTGAGTTGAATGCAGAGAGTACAGGCTGCCACATCTTTGCtggagaagaattttggaattttgtaAAGTGGAGGATCTATCAGTGTTTGATGCATCTCAAGCATGTTGAGATTGTTGATTGCGGTGCCAATCCGCTGCCATGGGAACCTGTTATTTCCCTGCTCAAGTTTCTCCTCCAGAATGCACTCTGGCTGGACAAAATAGTGATCAATAGCCCCAATTCCAAATCGTCCCAAGCATTTGAACCATCGCCGCTGCTTGAAGTGGCCCGGATTCTTCTGTCGCACCCAAAGTGTTCTCCAAGGGCCAAGGTCATTTTTAGATATCCTTTCCAAGGATGTCCGCCTGTGTAA
- the LOC104445334 gene encoding F-box protein At5g03100 isoform X2 — translation MLLMETEHQSTIPNALPFNSAGNSSEDSVKRARLLSSNQDETQNAVDYISQLPDAIIVHIFSFLTTKDTVKTSVLSKQWRSTWTSSQYMSFSLPPGGSRKSKGFIAFVNSVQSRYTSDKLKRFLFDAPCLALMRSSLDRWLQFAVEHDVEELSVTLNYRRHKIYALPQILFCCKTLVSLHISRCCFGVCGTVNWCSLKILHIEHAKLNDDGLMRVLSGSPVLEFLELKSCVGIKHIMVESKIFRELVIDSHEFRGQASMLKISAPHLLKLRLLGNSRGGEFRLDEVSSLIEAELNFNMKICALDKVKAHADLLKGLLKRLHHVTKLVMGSWCIQVLSLMEARDIFLPSLECRHLILLGAAGHEGVPEAIAKILESTRLLEKLYLQTTCTPNPKIELNAESTGCHIFAGEEFWNFVKWRIYQCLMHLKHVEIVDCGANPLPWEPVISLLKFLLQNALWLDKIVINSPNSKSSQAFEPSPLLEVARILLSHPKCSPRAKVIFRYPFQGCPPV, via the exons ATGTTGTTAATGGAGACAGAGCATCAGAGTACCATACCTAATGCTTTGCCATTTAACTCTGCTGGGAATAGCAGTGAGGACTCGG TCAAACGTGCACGATTACTTTCTTCCAATCAAGATGAAACCCAAAACGCGGTGGATTACATCAGCCAATTGCCTGATGCCATAATCGTTcatatcttctccttcttgaccACAAAAGACACTGTCAAAACCAGTGTCTTGTCCAAGCAATGGCGTTCGACTTGGACCTCTAGTCAGTATATGAGTTTCTCTTTGCCCCCTGGTGGTAGTCGGAAATCCAAGGGCTTCATCGCTTTTGTCAACTCAGTGCAGTCACGCTACACCTCAGATAAGTTGAAAAGATTCCTCTTTGATGCTCCTTGTCTCGCCTTGATGCGGTCAAGTCTTGATAGGTGGCTCCAGTTTGCAGTTGAGCATGATGTCGAAGAGTTATCGGTAACCCTAAATTATCGGCGCCACAAAATTTATGCATTGCCTCAAATCTTATTTTGCTGCAAAACTCTGGTGAGTTTGCACATATCCCGATGCTGTTTTGGGGTGTGTGGCACTGTGAATTGGTGTTCATTGAAGATATTGCACATTGAACATGCGAAGTTGAACGATGATGGGCTGATGAGAGTTTTGAGTGGCAGCCCTGTTCTAGAGTTCCTTGAGTTAAAAAGTTGTGTGGGCATCAAGCACATCATGGTTGAATCAAAAATTTTTCGAGAGTTGGTGATTGATTCTCATGAGTTTCGTGGTCAAGCTTCAATGTTGAAAATTTCAGCTCCTCATCTTCTCAAATTGCGCCTATTGGGCAATTCTCGAGGGGGAGAGTTTAGACTAGATGAAGTATCTTCCTTGATTGAGGCTGAGTTAAATTTCAACATGAAAATTTGTGCACTCGATAAGGTTAAGGCTCATGCCGATCTTCTCAAGGGGCTTCTCAAGAGGCTGCATCATGTCACGAAATTAGTGATGGGGAGCTGGTGCATTCAG GTTCTGTCACTAATGGAGGCGAGAGACATCTTTCTTCCATCCTTAGAATGTCGGCATCTGATATTACTTGGCGCAGCAGGCCATGAGGGAGTTCCCGAGGCTATAGCAAAAATACTCGAAAGTACGCGTCTCTTGGAGAAGTTATACTTACAAACGACTTGCACCCCCAATCCTAAG ATTGAGTTGAATGCAGAGAGTACAGGCTGCCACATCTTTGCtggagaagaattttggaattttgtaAAGTGGAGGATCTATCAGTGTTTGATGCATCTCAAGCATGTTGAGATTGTTGATTGCGGTGCCAATCCGCTGCCATGGGAACCTGTTATTTCCCTGCTCAAGTTTCTCCTCCAGAATGCACTCTGGCTGGACAAAATAGTGATCAATAGCCCCAATTCCAAATCGTCCCAAGCATTTGAACCATCGCCGCTGCTTGAAGTGGCCCGGATTCTTCTGTCGCACCCAAAGTGTTCTCCAAGGGCCAAGGTCATTTTTAGATATCCTTTCCAAGGATGTCCGCCTGTGTAA
- the LOC104445334 gene encoding F-box/LRR-repeat protein At3g03360 isoform X3 → MSFSLPPGGSRKSKGFIAFVNSVQSRYTSDKLKRFLFDAPCLALMRSSLDRWLQFAVEHDVEELSVTLNYRRHKIYALPQILFCCKTLVSLHISRCCFGVCGTVNWCSLKILHIEHAKLNDDGLMRVLSGSPVLEFLELKSCVGIKHIMVESKIFRELVIDSHEFRGQASMLKISAPHLLKLRLLGNSRGGEFRLDEVSSLIEAELNFNMKICALDKVKAHADLLKGLLKRLHHVTKLVMGSWCIQVLSLMEARDIFLPSLECRHLILLGAAGHEGVPEAIAKILESTRLLEKLYLQTTCTPNPKIELNAESTGCHIFAGEEFWNFVKWRIYQCLMHLKHVEIVDCGANPLPWEPVISLLKFLLQNALWLDKIVINSPNSKSSQAFEPSPLLEVARILLSHPKCSPRAKVIFRYPFQGCPPV, encoded by the exons ATGAGTTTCTCTTTGCCCCCTGGTGGTAGTCGGAAATCCAAGGGCTTCATCGCTTTTGTCAACTCAGTGCAGTCACGCTACACCTCAGATAAGTTGAAAAGATTCCTCTTTGATGCTCCTTGTCTCGCCTTGATGCGGTCAAGTCTTGATAGGTGGCTCCAGTTTGCAGTTGAGCATGATGTCGAAGAGTTATCGGTAACCCTAAATTATCGGCGCCACAAAATTTATGCATTGCCTCAAATCTTATTTTGCTGCAAAACTCTGGTGAGTTTGCACATATCCCGATGCTGTTTTGGGGTGTGTGGCACTGTGAATTGGTGTTCATTGAAGATATTGCACATTGAACATGCGAAGTTGAACGATGATGGGCTGATGAGAGTTTTGAGTGGCAGCCCTGTTCTAGAGTTCCTTGAGTTAAAAAGTTGTGTGGGCATCAAGCACATCATGGTTGAATCAAAAATTTTTCGAGAGTTGGTGATTGATTCTCATGAGTTTCGTGGTCAAGCTTCAATGTTGAAAATTTCAGCTCCTCATCTTCTCAAATTGCGCCTATTGGGCAATTCTCGAGGGGGAGAGTTTAGACTAGATGAAGTATCTTCCTTGATTGAGGCTGAGTTAAATTTCAACATGAAAATTTGTGCACTCGATAAGGTTAAGGCTCATGCCGATCTTCTCAAGGGGCTTCTCAAGAGGCTGCATCATGTCACGAAATTAGTGATGGGGAGCTGGTGCATTCAG GTTCTGTCACTAATGGAGGCGAGAGACATCTTTCTTCCATCCTTAGAATGTCGGCATCTGATATTACTTGGCGCAGCAGGCCATGAGGGAGTTCCCGAGGCTATAGCAAAAATACTCGAAAGTACGCGTCTCTTGGAGAAGTTATACTTACAAACGACTTGCACCCCCAATCCTAAG ATTGAGTTGAATGCAGAGAGTACAGGCTGCCACATCTTTGCtggagaagaattttggaattttgtaAAGTGGAGGATCTATCAGTGTTTGATGCATCTCAAGCATGTTGAGATTGTTGATTGCGGTGCCAATCCGCTGCCATGGGAACCTGTTATTTCCCTGCTCAAGTTTCTCCTCCAGAATGCACTCTGGCTGGACAAAATAGTGATCAATAGCCCCAATTCCAAATCGTCCCAAGCATTTGAACCATCGCCGCTGCTTGAAGTGGCCCGGATTCTTCTGTCGCACCCAAAGTGTTCTCCAAGGGCCAAGGTCATTTTTAGATATCCTTTCCAAGGATGTCCGCCTGTGTAA
- the LOC104447297 gene encoding disease resistance protein RUN1 produces MHRPIKTSAGRNAEDVDGGAAGSMIAPTETKTVASNSLIASTGSCYEVFLSFRGPDTRKGFTDHLYHGLLNAGIYAFRDDDKLCKGENIRPELLAAIRNSKILIPILSMTYGTSSWCLDELVQIMDCKNNKGQIVLPIFYKVKPADVGHQIGSFGDAFHERERRLLERRFNPTILEKWKQALLEISKLKGYEADGYEAELVKSVVQKVLTELKKRFELVISENLVGIDSHVNKVMEFVDNKSDATLFVGIHGMGGIGKTTLAKTIYNKLSNQFEHRSFIADIRESWKRNGVHYLQNQLIDDIFNQENEVCNADAGTKFISSMFKSKKVLILLDDVDDVVQLKSLAGNCDWFSFGSKIIITTRNKRVLEEVGVDHYYEHKEMDENQSLILFSKHAFRRDSPPREFEDLTHEVVSIAGGLPLSLEVFGSLLCGKESRQWKDTIKKLKKVPPMKVQEKLRISYEALDYRQKQIFLDIACFFVGVDKRIPSYMWDACDFFPEEGIEVLIFMSLIKVGSNHMFIMHDQLRDLGREIVREENQWKPWCRSRLWDYEEVQKVLKESKGTGKIEGINLSKGNSEGLGKIARRDGRIYAEKQFKNLTSLKFLHLDGAHLSGDFKDSMEELRWLRWPYCLANFEVNNFGVKELAVLELEDSEINEKWEGWNFFMMAKKLKYLNLCGCRSLENTDFLSAFKKLEVLTLNGCNTLKRIDASIGDMEALLRLELAMCLCLRDLPTEIGKLKSLQQLNLRHATSLFALPNGIGSLENLEILDISYSCIEELPNGIGSLRKLQELHAYNCRNLKGIMVESMCNLSSLRRLDFRDCNELQSLPDLPSGITYLGVTCRSHKLPSLSHLAHLKELQVWGCGFLWCIQELPSM; encoded by the exons ATGCATCGTCCCATTAAAACCAGTGCGGGTAGAAATGCAGAAGATGTTGATGGTGGCGCCGCTGGTTCGATGATTGCTCCGACAGAAACTAAAACTGTTGCATCTAATTCATTGATCGCGTCGACTGGAAGCTGCTACgaggtgttcttgagtttcagaggccCAGATACTCGAAAAGGCTTCACCGATCACCTGTATCATGGGCTCCTCAATGCTGGAATTTATGCTTTCAGAGACGATGACAAGCTCTGCAAAGGCGAGAACATTAGACCAGAACTTTTGGCAGCCATTAGAAACAGTAAAATCCTAATCCCCATTCTCTCCATGACTTATGGTACAAGTAGTTGGTGCCTGGATGAACTGGTTCAAATAATGGATTGCAAGAATAATAAGGGGCAGATAGTGTTGCCTATATTCTATAAAGTGAAACCAGCTGACGTGGGACATCAAATCGGGAGTTTTGGGGACGCATTTCATGAGCGTGAGAGGCGTTTGCTTGAGAGGCGTTTCAACCCAACGATTTTGGAGAAATGGAAGCAAGCACTTCTTGAAATCAGCAAGTTGAAAGGATACGAAGCCGATGG GTATGAAGCCGAGTTGGTGAAATCGGTTGTCCAAAAAGTGTTGACCGAATTGAAGAAAAGGTTTGAGTTGGTTATTTCTGAGAATTTGGTCGGAATTGATAGTCATGTGAATAAGGTTATGGAATTTGTGGATAATAAATCTGATGCCACCCTATTTGTTGGCATCCATGGAATGGGAGGCATTGGTAAGACTACTCTTGCCAAAACCATCTACAACAAGCTCTCCAATCAATTTGAGCATCGTAGCTTTATTGCTGATATAAGGGAATCATGGAAGCGTAATGGTGTACATTACTTACAGAATCAGTTAATCGACGATATATTCAATCAAGAAAATGAAGTTTGTAATGCGGATGCAGGGACTAAGTTCATCTCCTCCAtgtttaaaagtaaaaaggtcctcattcttcttgatgatgtggacgATGTTGTTCAGTTGAAGAGTTTGGCTGGTAATTGTGATTGGTTTTCTTTCGGAAGCAAGATCATTATTACCACCAGAAACAAGAGGGTTCTTGAAGAAGTCGGGGTGGACCACTATTATGAACATAAGGAAATGGATGAAAATCAATCTTTGATTCTGTTTAGCAAACATGCATTTCGAAGGGACTCTCCTCCGAGGGAATTTGAGGACCTCACTCACGAAGTTGTATCCATAGCCGGAGGGCTTCCCTTATCCCTTGAGGTTTTTGGTTCATTATTGTGTGGAAAAGAGTCAAGACAGTGGAAAGATACGataaagaagttaaaaaaagtcCCTCCTATGAAAGTGCAAGAAAAGTTAAGAATAAGTTACGAAGCATTGGACTATagacaaaaacaaatttttttggatatcgCTTGCTTTTTCGTTGGCGTTGACAAGAGAATCCCATCCTACATGTGGGACGCCTGTGACTTTTTCCCAGAGGAGGGAATTGAAGTATTGATATTCATGTCATTAATAAAAGTTGGAAGTAATCATATGTTCATTATGCATGACCAATTGAGAGATCTTGGTAGGGAAATAGTTCGCGAGGAAAATCAATGGAAGCCTTGGTGCCGTAGTAGGTTATGGGACTATGAGGAAGTCCAAAAAGTGCTAAAGGAAAGTAAG GGAACGGGCAAGATTGAGGGGATTAATCTTAGTAAAGGCAACTCAGAAGGCCTTGGCAAAATAGCTAGGCGAGATGGCAGAATTTACGCAGAAAAACAATTCAAGAATTTGACGAGTCTAAAATTCCTTCACCTAGATGGGGCACATTTAAGTGGAGATTTTAAGGACTCAATGGAGGAGTTAAGATGGCTTCGATGGCCATATTGTCTTGCGAATTTTGAAGTAAACAATTTTGGCGTAAAGGAATTAGCTGTACTCGAACTGGAAGATAgtgagataaatgagaaatggGAAGGATGGAATTTTTTCATG ATGGCAAAGAAGCTCAAATATCTAAACCTTTGTGGTTGTCGATCCTTGGAAAACACGGACTTTCTCTCAGCTTTTAAGAAGTTAGAGGTTCTCACCCTCAATGGGTGTAATACACTGAAGCGAATTGACGCTTCAATTGGAGACATGGAGGCCCTCCTTCGCTTGGAGCTAGCCATGTGTCTCTGCCTCAGGGATCTTCCAACAGAAATAGGTAAATTAAAATCACTGCAGCAACTCAATCTACGACATGCTACATCCCTTTTTGCATTACCAAATGGCATAGGGTCTTTGGAGAATCTAGAGATTCTTGATATTTCTTACAGTTGTATAGAAGAGTTGCCCAATGGTATTGGGAGTCTAAGAAAGCTCCAAGAGTTACATGCTTACAATTGCAGAAATCTAAAAGGGATAATGGTAGAAAGCATGTGTAATCTTTCTTCCCTACGACGCCTTGATTTTAGAGACTGCAACGAGCTCCAATCGCTGCCGGACCTTCCTTCGGGCATAACATATTTGGGCGTCACCTGTCGAAGTCACAAATTGCCTTCGCTTTCCCACCTAGCCCATCTCAAGGAACTACAAGTTTGGGGTTGCGGATTTCTCTGGTGCATCCAGGAGCTTCCATCAATGTAA